From Deltaproteobacteria bacterium, the proteins below share one genomic window:
- the tolB gene encoding Tol-Pal system beta propeller repeat protein TolB, with translation MRRSIVGAAVAGILALALFPAAAFPVLYIDINAPGGKRMPIAVAEMVTSAGDRSLPGAIPKIIEADLALTDLFDIVPRTGHLEPVTPAHFAGTPLSFPAWKVVGAEAVVIGKAEERDGQFTVEMRLYDATQGTLMAGKRYSGTPKQLSSIAHRFANEIVYAFTGARGVFGTEVAFTARQGRGKELYIVGMDGKELRKVTDNRSFNLFPRWSPDGQWLAYTSFRTGVPVIYLRNPSTGSEKEIVRYGESKAPGGFSPDGEWLYYSVSMEGNSDIHRTRVVRGQPEKVVQGWGLEVSPAVSPDGRRIAFVSDRGGSPQVYVKTLGSAEEVRISHGSGYATSPSWSPAGNRIAFTARSEGRFAIFTAAPDGSDVRQVAFVAGADCEDPSFSPDGRYLVYTYRKRGYSELKIISTDGRRERTLVSGLGDVGSPSWSPGR, from the coding sequence GTGAGACGATCGATCGTTGGGGCGGCCGTCGCGGGGATCCTCGCGCTGGCGCTGTTCCCCGCCGCGGCGTTTCCGGTTCTGTACATCGACATCAACGCGCCGGGCGGGAAGCGGATGCCGATCGCGGTGGCGGAGATGGTGACGTCCGCCGGCGACCGTTCCCTCCCCGGCGCGATCCCGAAGATCATCGAGGCGGACCTCGCCTTGACCGACCTGTTCGACATCGTCCCACGCACCGGGCACCTGGAGCCGGTCACGCCGGCCCACTTCGCCGGGACGCCGCTGTCGTTTCCCGCGTGGAAGGTGGTCGGGGCGGAAGCGGTCGTCATCGGGAAGGCGGAGGAGAGGGACGGTCAATTCACCGTCGAGATGCGGCTCTACGACGCCACCCAGGGTACGCTGATGGCGGGGAAACGGTATTCGGGCACCCCGAAGCAGCTTTCCTCCATCGCCCACCGGTTCGCAAACGAGATCGTCTACGCCTTCACCGGCGCGCGCGGCGTATTCGGCACCGAGGTCGCCTTCACGGCGCGGCAGGGGAGGGGGAAGGAACTCTACATCGTGGGGATGGACGGGAAGGAACTCCGGAAGGTGACCGACAACCGGAGCTTCAACCTGTTCCCCCGGTGGTCTCCGGACGGGCAGTGGCTCGCCTACACGTCGTTCCGCACCGGCGTTCCGGTGATCTATCTCCGGAACCCGTCCACCGGGTCGGAGAAGGAGATCGTCCGGTACGGCGAGTCGAAGGCACCCGGGGGCTTCTCGCCCGACGGGGAGTGGCTCTACTATTCGGTGAGCATGGAAGGGAACTCCGACATCCACCGCACGCGGGTGGTCCGCGGCCAGCCGGAGAAGGTGGTCCAGGGGTGGGGTCTCGAGGTTTCGCCGGCGGTTTCTCCGGACGGCCGGCGGATCGCGTTCGTGTCGGACCGGGGCGGGTCGCCCCAGGTCTACGTGAAGACCCTCGGATCCGCGGAAGAGGTGCGCATCTCGCACGGGTCGGGGTACGCCACCTCGCCGTCCTGGTCCCCGGCGGGGAACCGGATCGCCTTCACCGCGCGCTCCGAGGGGCGGTTCGCCATTTTCACGGCCGCGCCGGACGGCAGCGACGTCCGCCAGGTGGCCTTCGTCGCGGGGGCGGACTGCGAGGATCCTTCCTTTTCCCCCGACGGGAGGTACCTGGTTTACACGTACCGGAAAAGGGGATATTCTGAGCTCAAAATCATTTCAACGGACGGTCGGCGCGAACGGACCCTGGTTTCCGGCCTCGGAGACGTGGGTTCTCCATCCTGGTCCCCCGGAAGGTAG
- the pal gene encoding peptidoglycan-associated lipoprotein Pal translates to MDGTFSWKRVALALFLAVVVATGCSKKQTVKSDGAGGDASGPAAAAPAGSGAGEVKESPVKESKASDASASPVMTAKAAEAAAGAAVTEEKASRFADIRFDFDKAILLDDGKKTSQEVAGFMKKNPQAKVLIEGHCDERGTAEYNLALGERRAAAVKGYLASLGVAKGALSTVSFGKERPLDPGHSEDAWSKNRRAHFVLK, encoded by the coding sequence ATGGACGGTACGTTTTCGTGGAAGCGGGTCGCCCTGGCCCTGTTCCTGGCGGTGGTCGTCGCCACGGGATGCTCCAAGAAGCAGACGGTGAAGTCCGACGGCGCGGGCGGGGACGCGTCCGGGCCTGCAGCGGCCGCCCCCGCCGGTTCCGGCGCCGGTGAGGTGAAGGAAAGCCCCGTGAAGGAATCGAAGGCGTCCGACGCGTCCGCGTCGCCCGTCATGACCGCGAAGGCGGCGGAAGCCGCGGCCGGCGCCGCGGTCACCGAGGAGAAGGCGTCCCGGTTCGCCGACATCCGGTTCGACTTCGACAAGGCGATCCTCCTCGACGACGGAAAGAAGACCTCCCAGGAGGTCGCCGGATTCATGAAGAAGAACCCGCAGGCGAAGGTCCTGATCGAGGGGCATTGCGACGAGCGGGGGACGGCCGAATACAACCTGGCGCTCGGCGAGCGGCGCGCCGCCGCCGTGAAGGGGTACCTCGCTTCGCTCGGAGTCGCCAAGGGGGCGCTGTCCACGGTCAGCTTCGGAAAGGAGCGCCCGCTGGATCCCGGACACTCCGAGGACGCGTGGTCGAAGAATCGCCGCGCGCATTTCGTCCTGAAGTGA